Proteins encoded by one window of Chondromyces crocatus:
- a CDS encoding non-ribosomal peptide synthetase gives MTVEDAGVEDVYELSPMQQGMLFHALVAPERGAYLEQIVFTLRGKLRVDALRQAWDRVVARHPVLRSSFHWEELNEPLQIAHTTASPPWVQHDLRELPAVERTARFEAIVQADKASGIRLDEAPLMRFTLVRVEDEVHELLWSHHHLLFDGWSLPILLNEVLSVYRAQVRGEVLQLSPVRPYRDYITWLKAQDAEKAKAHWRAALAGFAGPIPLHVDTLCAPSETRCAPSEGVSAEASAEGGAKVGEAEGPHALEALRLSEALTSKLQAFSRQQHLTLNTLVQGAWALVLSRYSGETEVVFGATVAGRPGALGGVESMVGLFINTLPVRASVSDAAPLLPWLEALQAQHLENEQFSYLALSEIQRVSEVPAGSPLFESLLVFENYPSAGAEPGRPGELRFEQMRGVAETNYPLTVVATVKDALLLRISYDAQRFDRATIARMLGHLGTALEGMSEDPARKLGRLPLLGREERARILVDWSATPAKPPRGACAHHLFEAQAARTPEAVALVFEEQQLTYGEVNARANQLAHHLQGLGVGPEMRVGICVERSPAMVIGFLGILKAGGAYVPFDPDYPTDRLAYMLRDAAVSVLVTQQRLGERLPTRGAEVVLLDAEEAVIAARPQGNPESAVTSRSLAYVIYTSGSTGRPKGVLVEHGGVCNLIEAVPERFAVTPDSRGLQFFSFGFDAFVADAFLALGAGACLVLGPATSLMPGEPLARTLRAQRITHAILPPSALAVTPPEGLPDLAVVIAAGEACSAELTRRWAKGRRFMNGYGPTESTVAATIARDLDGVRKPPIGRPFPGMQVYLLDRNFEPTPVGVPGELYLGGAGLARGYLNQPALTAAKFIPHPFSDAPGARLYRTGDRARYLPDGSIDYVGRVDAQVKLRGYRVELGEIEAALRQHPGVQDAAVIVREDAPGDSRLTAYVVPEGEAPTPASLRSALKETLPEFMIPAAFVGLSALPLTPHGKVDRAALPAPGHEARAGACGVGEAGFVAPRSPAEETLSAIWAEVLGAGPVSVEANFFELGGHSLLATQAVSRAQDAFALELPLRSLFEHPTVASFAAYVIAQQLDQADGDLLDQLLDDMDALPSEGETEV, from the coding sequence ATGACCGTGGAGGATGCTGGCGTCGAGGATGTCTACGAGCTCTCTCCGATGCAGCAGGGCATGCTGTTTCATGCCCTGGTTGCGCCGGAGCGAGGGGCCTATCTCGAGCAGATCGTCTTCACCCTGCGCGGGAAGCTGCGGGTCGACGCGCTCCGGCAGGCGTGGGATCGGGTGGTCGCGCGCCACCCGGTGCTGCGCAGCTCCTTCCACTGGGAGGAGCTGAACGAGCCCTTGCAGATCGCCCACACGACGGCCTCGCCCCCATGGGTGCAGCACGACCTGCGCGAGCTTCCGGCAGTGGAGCGCACGGCGCGCTTCGAGGCGATCGTGCAGGCCGACAAGGCGTCGGGGATCCGCCTGGATGAAGCGCCGCTCATGCGCTTCACGCTGGTGCGCGTGGAGGACGAGGTGCACGAGCTGCTGTGGAGCCACCACCACCTGCTCTTCGATGGCTGGTCGCTGCCGATCCTCCTGAACGAGGTGCTCTCGGTCTACCGGGCGCAGGTGCGCGGCGAAGTGCTCCAGCTCTCGCCGGTGCGGCCGTACCGGGACTACATCACCTGGCTGAAGGCGCAGGATGCCGAGAAGGCGAAGGCGCACTGGCGGGCAGCGCTGGCGGGCTTCGCGGGGCCGATCCCGCTGCACGTCGACACGCTGTGCGCTCCGAGCGAGACGCGGTGCGCCCCGAGCGAGGGGGTCTCTGCGGAGGCTTCGGCGGAGGGGGGCGCGAAGGTGGGGGAGGCGGAGGGGCCTCACGCTCTCGAAGCGCTCCGCCTCTCCGAGGCGCTGACGAGCAAGCTCCAGGCTTTCTCGCGCCAGCAGCACCTGACGTTGAACACGCTGGTGCAGGGGGCCTGGGCGCTGGTCCTTTCGCGCTACAGCGGTGAGACCGAGGTGGTCTTCGGGGCGACGGTCGCGGGACGTCCCGGTGCGCTCGGCGGGGTGGAGTCGATGGTGGGGCTGTTCATCAACACGCTCCCGGTCCGGGCGTCGGTCTCCGACGCGGCGCCGCTCCTCCCGTGGCTCGAGGCGCTGCAAGCGCAGCACCTGGAGAACGAGCAGTTCTCGTACCTGGCGCTCTCGGAGATCCAGCGGGTGAGCGAGGTGCCCGCCGGGAGTCCGCTCTTCGAGAGTTTGCTGGTGTTCGAGAACTACCCGTCGGCGGGCGCGGAGCCGGGGAGGCCGGGCGAGCTTCGCTTCGAGCAGATGCGCGGCGTGGCGGAAACCAACTACCCGCTCACCGTCGTGGCGACCGTGAAGGACGCGCTCCTCCTGCGCATCAGCTACGACGCGCAGCGGTTCGACCGCGCGACGATCGCGCGCATGCTGGGGCACCTGGGGACGGCGCTGGAAGGGATGAGCGAGGACCCGGCGCGAAAGCTCGGTCGCCTCCCGCTACTCGGCCGGGAGGAGCGTGCGCGCATCCTGGTCGACTGGAGCGCGACGCCAGCGAAGCCGCCACGGGGAGCCTGCGCGCACCACCTGTTCGAGGCGCAGGCGGCGCGCACGCCGGAGGCGGTGGCGCTGGTGTTCGAGGAGCAGCAGCTCACCTATGGCGAAGTGAACGCGCGCGCGAACCAGCTCGCGCACCACCTGCAAGGGCTGGGGGTGGGGCCCGAGATGCGGGTGGGCATCTGCGTCGAGCGGTCGCCGGCGATGGTGATCGGGTTCCTGGGAATCCTCAAGGCCGGAGGGGCATACGTGCCCTTCGACCCGGACTACCCGACCGACCGGCTCGCGTACATGCTGCGGGACGCCGCGGTGTCGGTGCTGGTGACGCAGCAGCGCCTCGGCGAGCGGCTGCCCACGCGCGGGGCCGAGGTGGTGCTGCTCGATGCGGAGGAGGCAGTGATCGCGGCGAGGCCCCAGGGGAACCCGGAGAGCGCGGTGACGTCGCGATCCCTGGCGTACGTGATCTACACCTCGGGCTCCACGGGCCGACCGAAGGGGGTGCTGGTGGAGCACGGGGGGGTGTGCAACCTGATCGAGGCGGTGCCGGAGCGGTTCGCGGTGACGCCCGACAGCCGTGGGTTGCAGTTCTTCTCGTTCGGCTTCGATGCCTTCGTGGCGGACGCCTTCCTGGCGCTCGGCGCGGGGGCGTGCCTGGTGCTCGGCCCGGCGACGTCGCTGATGCCCGGGGAGCCGCTGGCCCGGACCCTGCGCGCGCAGCGGATCACCCACGCCATCTTGCCGCCCTCCGCGCTCGCGGTGACGCCTCCGGAGGGGCTGCCGGATCTGGCGGTGGTCATCGCGGCGGGCGAGGCATGCAGCGCGGAACTCACGCGGCGCTGGGCGAAAGGGCGCCGGTTCATGAACGGCTACGGTCCTACGGAGTCCACCGTGGCCGCGACGATCGCGCGGGATCTCGATGGTGTCCGCAAGCCGCCGATCGGGCGACCTTTCCCCGGGATGCAGGTCTACCTGCTCGATCGGAACTTCGAGCCGACACCCGTGGGGGTGCCCGGGGAGCTGTACCTCGGCGGCGCAGGGCTCGCCCGCGGCTACCTGAACCAGCCGGCGCTGACGGCGGCGAAGTTCATCCCGCATCCGTTCAGCGACGCGCCTGGGGCCCGGCTGTACCGGACGGGGGATCGGGCGCGTTACTTGCCGGACGGCAGCATCGACTACGTGGGGCGCGTGGACGCGCAGGTGAAGCTGCGTGGCTACCGGGTGGAGCTGGGGGAGATCGAGGCGGCGCTGCGGCAGCACCCTGGTGTGCAGGACGCGGCCGTGATCGTGCGCGAGGACGCTCCAGGAGACAGCCGCCTCACGGCCTACGTGGTGCCGGAGGGAGAGGCGCCGACGCCCGCTTCGCTGCGCTCGGCGCTGAAGGAGACGCTGCCGGAGTTCATGATCCCGGCAGCATTCGTGGGGCTCTCGGCGCTGCCGCTCACCCCCCATGGCAAGGTGGACCGGGCGGCGCTCCCTGCGCCCGGGCACGAGGCGCGGGCCGGCGCGTGCGGGGTGGGGGAAGCGGGCTTCGTGGCGCCACGTTCTCCCGCGGAGGAGACGCTTTCGGCCATCTGGGCCGAGGTCCTCGGGGCCGGGCCAGTGAGCGTCGAGGCGAACTTCTTCGAGCTGGGAGGGCATTCGCTGCTGGCCACCCAGGCCGTCTCGCGGGCGCAGGATGCTTTCGCGCTGGAGCTGCCCCTGCGCTCGCTCTTCGAGCACCCGACGGTCGCCTCGTTCGCGGCGTACGTGATCGCGCAGCAGCTCGACCAGGCGGATGGTGACCTCCTGGATCAGCTCCTGGACGACATGGATGCGCTGCCCTCCGAGGGAGAGACAGAGGTCTAG
- a CDS encoding non-ribosomal peptide synthetase codes for MESRRSRFEQLSPEKQALLLEKLRQQQGARAEAKGTAEAKGTAEAKGTAEAKAAPGERTKGPTPVDRSGPLPLSFAQMRLWLLDRLEGENADYKIPALWKLTGQLDVAALERALNALVERHEVLRTTFEAVEGTPVQVVRPVQALRLPVEALDVLPEEEPAQALQRRLAEEARRPFDLEAGPLLRATLLRLSEGSHALLLMMHHIVCDGWSIAILRRELSALYAAFCAGEASPLPALRLQFADHAHWQRASLQGEFLEKQLAYWRKQLDGAPELLELPTDHPRPPVQSFRGASMFFEVEPSLTRAVRRLGNEGGATLFMTLLSAFSVLLSRFSRQEDLVVGTPIAGRHHRESEPLIGCFVNTLVLRAELHGDPSFATLLSRLRQVALDAYAHQDLPFERLVDALQPARTMRYNPLFQVMFALQNVPMEDLRLPGLTLGTLPWENTTTQFDLSLTVKEAGERLVGEWEYSTDLFDASTIARISRSFLVLLDAIVAAPDRPVSTLPLLTKADLDELLVTRNATAVDDGPVRCIHALFEQQVERTPDAMAVAWANVSGEGLASVTYRALNERANQLAHHLQSPGLGVGPGTLVGLCAQTSLEMLVGMLGILKAGGAYVPLDPGYPAERLTYMIEDAQLRVVVTQSALSAVVAPHPVKAVYLDDPEGVIAQCSALNPPCAAQPEDLVYIIYTSGSTGKPKGVMTEHRSLWNLVQFDIATFDLGPKDRVVQLASINFDGSAEEIYPYLGAGGVVFLGDEEMRRSVKRFVDRSIAWGVTAWCLPTAYWHLVCDEIERRGSTLPASLRFALVGGEALLPERVRQWRGFGGGETRLVNGYGPTETTVIATACELASLSEEQVGRGQMPIGVPLSNTQAYVLDRALLPVPVGVAGELHLGGVQVARGYLRRPALTAEKFIPDPFSSTPGARLYRTGDLVRALPDGNLEFLGRADAQVKVRGFRVELGEIESALCQHPQVTQVVVTTREEASRARGTAGSPEGAGHKRIVAYVVTTQPAPAISALRDFLARTLPAYMLPSAFVVLDRLPLTRNGKVDFRALPAPGDVSQRDQGRTVVAPRTPTEARLAAIWAELLGASEVSVDDNFFALGGDSILSIQAVTRANREGIALTPKQIFQFQTIAELAAAVGSARGIEAEQGVLTGEVPLTPVQHAFFSVEQVHPEFFDLSMMLETPPDVQPALLREAVQTLLVQHDALRLRFERRDGVWQSRYADVDASETPFSVVDLAHLPAAEQPAALREADLALLGSLDLAKGPVVRVAFVQLGEGTPGRLIVVVHHLVMDIVSWWVLLDDLLESYQQLRRGEPIALPRKTTSYRAWAERLKQHAQSETLAAELPTWLTLGEAQVAPLPLDVPPSPGCNTFAHLGRVLVTLTEDETRALLTELPSTLGAPIEDALLTALVQAIAGWTGERSRLVELATHGREALPEGVDLSRTVGWFVSEYPVLLTLPDDERPEVALQRVKAQRQGVPGQGAGFEILRYLHDDAAVREALRALPRAEVTFTYFGQYDPMLKADRAFRFAREERPSFYSPTTDRAHYLFNVHGVVMEGRLQISWTYSAKMHHRATVEGLAQEMVVRLRSLSGHAGAMQGEASGVVCES; via the coding sequence ATGGAGTCACGACGTTCTCGTTTCGAGCAGCTCTCTCCGGAGAAGCAGGCGCTGCTTCTGGAGAAGCTCCGGCAGCAGCAAGGGGCCAGGGCAGAGGCGAAGGGCACGGCAGAGGCGAAGGGCACGGCGGAGGCGAAGGGCACGGCGGAGGCGAAGGCCGCGCCGGGGGAGCGTACGAAGGGGCCCACGCCCGTCGATCGAAGTGGGCCGCTGCCGCTCTCGTTTGCGCAGATGAGGCTGTGGCTCCTGGATCGGCTCGAAGGAGAGAACGCGGACTACAAGATCCCTGCGCTGTGGAAGCTGACGGGGCAGCTCGATGTCGCCGCGCTGGAACGTGCGCTGAACGCCCTCGTCGAGCGGCACGAGGTGCTGCGGACGACCTTCGAGGCGGTCGAGGGCACCCCGGTGCAGGTCGTTCGCCCCGTGCAGGCGCTGCGTCTCCCGGTGGAGGCGCTGGACGTGCTGCCCGAGGAGGAGCCCGCGCAGGCCTTGCAGCGGCGGCTCGCGGAGGAGGCGCGGCGCCCGTTCGACCTGGAGGCCGGGCCTCTGCTCCGCGCGACCCTGCTGCGGCTCTCGGAGGGCTCGCACGCGCTGCTCTTGATGATGCACCACATCGTCTGTGACGGCTGGTCGATCGCGATCCTGCGGCGGGAGCTGTCGGCGCTGTACGCGGCGTTCTGTGCGGGAGAGGCGTCTCCTTTGCCCGCGCTCCGGCTCCAGTTCGCCGACCATGCGCACTGGCAGCGGGCATCGCTTCAGGGTGAGTTCCTGGAGAAGCAGCTCGCGTACTGGCGGAAGCAGCTCGATGGGGCGCCGGAGCTGCTGGAGCTGCCGACGGATCACCCGCGGCCGCCGGTCCAGAGCTTCCGGGGGGCCTCGATGTTCTTCGAGGTCGAGCCGTCGCTGACGCGCGCGGTGAGGCGACTCGGAAACGAGGGCGGGGCGACCTTGTTCATGACGCTGCTGTCGGCGTTCTCGGTGCTCCTGTCGCGCTTCAGCCGGCAAGAGGACCTCGTCGTCGGGACCCCCATCGCCGGGCGCCATCACCGGGAGAGCGAGCCGCTGATCGGCTGCTTCGTCAACACGCTGGTCTTGCGGGCGGAGCTTCACGGGGACCCGAGCTTCGCGACCTTGCTGTCCCGCCTCCGGCAGGTGGCGCTGGACGCCTATGCACACCAGGATCTGCCGTTCGAGCGCCTGGTCGACGCGCTCCAGCCGGCGCGCACCATGCGTTACAACCCGCTGTTCCAGGTGATGTTCGCGCTCCAGAACGTCCCCATGGAGGACCTGCGCTTGCCAGGCCTGACGCTCGGCACGCTGCCCTGGGAGAACACCACCACCCAGTTCGATCTGTCGCTGACCGTGAAGGAGGCAGGAGAGCGGCTGGTCGGCGAGTGGGAGTACAGCACCGACCTGTTCGATGCGTCGACCATCGCGCGGATCTCGCGGAGCTTCCTGGTCCTGCTCGACGCGATCGTCGCTGCTCCGGATCGGCCGGTGTCCACACTGCCGCTGCTGACGAAGGCCGATCTCGACGAGCTGCTCGTCACCCGCAATGCGACTGCGGTCGACGACGGGCCGGTGCGGTGCATCCACGCGCTCTTCGAGCAACAGGTCGAGCGCACCCCCGACGCGATGGCGGTGGCATGGGCGAACGTCTCGGGGGAGGGCCTCGCGTCAGTCACGTACCGCGCGCTGAACGAGCGCGCCAACCAGCTCGCCCACCACCTCCAGTCGCCAGGCCTCGGCGTGGGCCCTGGGACCCTGGTGGGGCTCTGCGCGCAGACCTCGCTGGAGATGCTCGTGGGGATGCTGGGCATCCTCAAGGCGGGCGGGGCCTACGTCCCGCTCGACCCTGGCTACCCGGCCGAGCGGCTGACGTACATGATCGAGGACGCGCAGCTCCGCGTCGTCGTCACGCAGAGCGCCCTGTCGGCAGTGGTCGCGCCTCACCCGGTGAAGGCCGTCTACCTGGACGATCCTGAGGGGGTGATCGCGCAGTGCAGCGCGCTGAACCCGCCTTGCGCGGCGCAGCCCGAGGACCTCGTGTACATCATCTACACGTCCGGCTCGACGGGGAAGCCGAAGGGGGTGATGACCGAGCACCGCTCGCTGTGGAACCTCGTCCAGTTCGACATCGCCACCTTCGATCTCGGGCCGAAGGACAGGGTGGTGCAGCTCGCGTCGATCAATTTCGACGGCTCCGCCGAGGAGATCTACCCGTACCTCGGCGCTGGTGGAGTGGTGTTCCTCGGGGACGAGGAGATGCGGCGGTCGGTGAAGCGCTTCGTCGACCGCTCGATCGCGTGGGGGGTGACGGCGTGGTGCTTGCCCACGGCGTACTGGCACCTGGTGTGTGACGAGATCGAGCGCAGGGGATCGACGCTGCCTGCGTCGTTGCGCTTCGCGCTCGTGGGAGGGGAGGCGCTCTTGCCCGAGCGCGTCCGTCAGTGGCGCGGCTTCGGCGGCGGCGAGACCCGGCTGGTGAACGGCTACGGTCCGACGGAGACGACCGTCATCGCCACGGCTTGCGAGCTTGCCTCGCTCTCCGAAGAGCAGGTGGGGCGTGGACAGATGCCGATCGGCGTCCCGCTGTCGAACACGCAGGCCTACGTGCTGGATCGGGCGCTGCTGCCCGTGCCGGTCGGTGTCGCCGGGGAGCTGCACCTCGGTGGCGTGCAGGTGGCGCGCGGCTACCTGCGCCGCCCGGCGCTGACCGCGGAGAAGTTCATCCCCGATCCGTTCTCGTCGACGCCAGGAGCACGCCTTTACAGGACGGGGGATCTCGTGCGCGCCTTGCCCGACGGCAACCTGGAGTTCCTGGGGCGGGCCGACGCCCAGGTGAAGGTGCGCGGCTTCCGGGTGGAGCTGGGGGAGATCGAGAGCGCGCTCTGCCAGCATCCCCAGGTCACGCAGGTGGTGGTCACGACGCGGGAGGAGGCGAGCCGGGCGCGGGGCACGGCGGGGAGCCCGGAGGGCGCCGGTCACAAGCGGATCGTGGCGTACGTGGTGACCACGCAGCCCGCGCCGGCGATCTCCGCGCTGCGTGACTTCCTGGCGCGGACGCTGCCGGCGTACATGCTGCCGAGCGCCTTCGTCGTGCTGGACAGGCTGCCGCTGACCCGCAACGGCAAGGTCGACTTCCGCGCACTCCCCGCGCCCGGCGACGTGTCCCAGCGCGATCAGGGCCGCACCGTCGTCGCGCCACGGACCCCGACGGAGGCGCGCCTTGCGGCCATCTGGGCCGAGCTGCTCGGTGCCTCCGAGGTGAGCGTGGACGACAATTTCTTCGCGCTCGGCGGGGACTCGATCCTCAGCATCCAGGCGGTGACCCGCGCCAACCGCGAGGGCATCGCGCTGACGCCGAAGCAGATCTTCCAGTTCCAGACCATCGCCGAGCTGGCGGCGGCGGTCGGCTCGGCGCGAGGCATCGAGGCGGAGCAGGGGGTGCTCACGGGCGAGGTGCCGCTGACCCCGGTGCAGCACGCCTTCTTCTCGGTGGAGCAAGTACACCCCGAGTTCTTCGACCTCTCGATGATGCTGGAGACCCCGCCGGACGTGCAGCCAGCGCTCCTGCGGGAGGCGGTGCAAACGCTTCTCGTGCAGCACGATGCGCTGCGCCTGCGCTTCGAGCGTCGGGATGGCGTCTGGCAGTCGCGCTACGCCGATGTGGATGCCTCGGAGACGCCGTTCAGCGTCGTCGATCTGGCTCACCTTCCTGCGGCGGAGCAGCCGGCTGCGCTGCGGGAGGCGGATCTGGCGCTGCTGGGGAGCCTGGACCTGGCGAAGGGGCCCGTGGTGCGGGTGGCGTTCGTCCAGCTCGGCGAGGGCACGCCGGGGCGGCTGATCGTCGTCGTCCACCACCTGGTGATGGACATCGTGTCGTGGTGGGTCTTGCTCGACGATCTGCTCGAAAGCTACCAGCAGCTCCGCCGCGGCGAGCCCATCGCGCTCCCGCGCAAGACGACGTCGTACAGGGCCTGGGCGGAGCGGTTGAAGCAGCACGCGCAGTCCGAGACCCTCGCTGCGGAGCTGCCCACCTGGCTCACCCTCGGCGAGGCGCAGGTCGCTCCGCTCCCCCTGGATGTCCCGCCTTCGCCCGGCTGCAACACGTTCGCGCACCTCGGGCGCGTGCTCGTGACGCTGACCGAGGACGAGACGCGGGCGCTGCTCACGGAGCTGCCCTCCACCCTGGGCGCGCCGATCGAGGATGCCCTGCTGACGGCGCTCGTGCAGGCCATCGCCGGGTGGACCGGGGAGCGTTCACGGCTCGTGGAGCTGGCCACCCACGGGCGAGAGGCGTTGCCCGAAGGGGTCGACCTCTCGCGCACGGTGGGGTGGTTCGTCTCCGAGTACCCCGTCCTCTTGACGCTGCCCGACGACGAGCGGCCCGAGGTGGCCTTGCAGCGTGTGAAGGCACAGCGACAGGGCGTCCCCGGGCAAGGGGCCGGCTTCGAGATCTTGCGGTACCTGCACGATGACGCCGCCGTCCGCGAGGCGCTGCGCGCGCTCCCGAGGGCCGAGGTGACGTTCACCTACTTCGGTCAGTACGATCCGATGCTGAAGGCCGACCGGGCCTTTCGCTTCGCTCGAGAAGAGAGGCCTTCGTTCTACAGCCCGACGACCGACCGGGCGCACTACCTCTTCAACGTGCACGGGGTGGTCATGGAGGGGCGGCTGCAGATCAGCTGGACGTACAGCGCGAAGATGCACCATCGCGCGACGGTCGAGGGGCTCGCGCAGGAGATGGTGGTGAGGTTGCGGTCCCTGAGCGGTCACGCCGGGGCGATGCAAGGAGAGGCCTCCGGAGTCGTCTGCGAGTCCTGA
- a CDS encoding JmjC domain-containing protein: MPKEMMLAELLSPLGIARFIEEHADRRPLHLPAGPAKRRRVQAFFDRGRFMRAIARGHAASRGGSEDGFSLRAIFPPAHEGPVEIPIAPNQVEALLAAGASVCVHDIHRADGALAALVSAAKHALSCVGQVGMSCYVSPAGHGLTTHFDAQAVLTLQVEGAKVWRYSEEPAIEVPRANAVLEASGKVEWTGTPPGDLPFPDVAPPAGKLREVELKPGDVLYLPAGHWHETLAGSPSMGLVLYFVPLSFSAFLERWLWSCFEENDAWIKGVPMSMTTTGEMMRGVPAPVAAYVTARLEELLAKLQTTDASEVQLARVWRRFIAQGSATVSAEPSGPVRRGALLRAVSPHLLSALDAREAQGGVGVYLCAGDREIALPPSLSPIVQEVLGGRPFRAGAAPGVPWAEARAALEVLLAEGVLERVDEVQASASESG; the protein is encoded by the coding sequence ATGCCGAAGGAGATGATGCTGGCCGAGCTGCTCTCGCCTCTCGGCATCGCTCGCTTCATCGAGGAGCACGCGGATCGCCGGCCGCTGCACCTGCCGGCGGGGCCAGCGAAGCGCCGGCGGGTTCAGGCGTTCTTCGACAGGGGGCGGTTCATGCGCGCGATCGCGCGGGGACACGCGGCGAGCCGCGGCGGCAGCGAGGATGGGTTCAGTCTTCGCGCCATCTTTCCCCCTGCGCACGAGGGGCCCGTCGAGATCCCGATCGCGCCGAACCAGGTCGAGGCGCTGCTCGCGGCTGGGGCCAGTGTGTGCGTGCACGACATCCACCGGGCGGATGGTGCGCTCGCGGCGCTGGTGAGCGCGGCGAAGCACGCGCTGAGCTGCGTGGGGCAGGTCGGGATGAGCTGCTACGTGTCACCGGCGGGGCACGGTCTGACGACCCACTTCGATGCGCAAGCGGTGCTGACGCTGCAGGTGGAGGGGGCGAAGGTGTGGCGGTACTCCGAGGAGCCCGCCATCGAGGTGCCGAGGGCCAACGCGGTGCTGGAGGCTTCCGGGAAGGTGGAGTGGACGGGGACGCCGCCGGGGGACCTGCCCTTCCCCGACGTTGCTCCGCCTGCAGGGAAGCTGCGCGAGGTCGAGCTGAAGCCCGGGGATGTGCTGTACCTGCCGGCGGGGCACTGGCACGAGACGCTGGCGGGGAGTCCGTCGATGGGGCTCGTGCTGTACTTCGTTCCGCTGTCGTTCTCGGCGTTCCTGGAGCGCTGGCTCTGGTCGTGCTTCGAGGAGAACGACGCCTGGATCAAGGGCGTGCCGATGAGCATGACGACCACGGGGGAGATGATGCGCGGGGTGCCAGCGCCGGTCGCCGCGTACGTCACCGCGCGGCTGGAGGAGCTGCTGGCGAAGCTCCAGACGACGGATGCCTCGGAGGTGCAGCTCGCACGGGTCTGGCGTCGTTTCATCGCGCAGGGCAGCGCGACGGTCTCCGCAGAGCCTTCCGGGCCCGTGCGGCGAGGGGCGCTCTTGCGGGCGGTGTCGCCGCACCTGCTGAGCGCGCTGGATGCCCGAGAGGCGCAAGGCGGCGTCGGGGTGTACCTGTGCGCTGGCGATCGAGAGATTGCGCTGCCTCCGTCGCTGTCGCCGATCGTCCAGGAAGTGCTGGGTGGGCGACCCTTCCGTGCGGGCGCGGCGCCCGGGGTCCCCTGGGCAGAGGCGCGCGCTGCGCTGGAGGTTCTTCTGGCCGAGGGCGTGCTGGAGCGCGTCGACGAGGTGCAGGCCTCCGCTTCGGAGAGCGGCTGA